From Scleropages formosus chromosome 9, fSclFor1.1, whole genome shotgun sequence, one genomic window encodes:
- the LOC108932656 gene encoding DELTA-actitoxin-Afr1a-like: protein MSGFGSGATLVNAILQQYHNTTDRCVSISLSNCSETHSLVNPQVYTYSGYCYNPPQPTMRPGVTEMCFFGKTSGCATGSVGVLTYDIAEDEKHVLGRLAIMFSVPYDYNQFENWFALGIFEKDKECNESLYKHMYYDEKGKFCRSKSVGSEMSYIEKQGGFKVRGTMSPMGKSVMKVELWDHCCN, encoded by the exons ATGAGTGGATTTGGTTCTGGAGCAACGCTGGTAAATGCGATTCTGCAACAGTATCACAACACCACAGACCGCTGTGTTTCCATCAGTCTGAGCAACTGCAGCGAAACCCACAGCCTTGTGAACCCACA GGTGTACACATACAGCGGTTACTGCTACAACCCCCCACAGCCCACCATGAGACCAGGGGTGACAGAGATGTGCTTTTTTGGAAAAACCTCAGGATGTGCCACTGGTTCCGTGGGGGTTCTGACGTACGACATTGCTGAAGACGAAAAGCACGTCCTTGGTCGCCTGGCCATCATGTTCTCCGTGCCTTATGATTACAACCAGTTTGAAAACTGGTTTGCGCTGGGGATTTTTGAGAAGGATAAAGAGTGTAATGAATCACTTTACAAACACATGTACTACGATGAGAAAGGAAAATTCTGTCGTAGCAAGAGTGTTGGAAGTGAAATGAGCTACATTGAGAAACAGGGAGGGTTCAAAGTGAGAGGAACCATGTCTCCAATGGGCAAATCAGTGATGAAAGTTGAGCTCTGGGATCACTGTTGCAATTAA